One Sparus aurata chromosome 23, fSpaAur1.1, whole genome shotgun sequence genomic window, TCAAACTGAATGACAACTAAAGGATCACATGCTTTCAAACAATACAGCATCATGACCTCTGAGGATCTTCTCACCAGGGATGGAGTATCGAAGCTGCTCCCAGTCACTCCTGACGTCTCCCGTCCACACTCCAGAGAAGCGTCCGATGCTAGAGAAGGAGGAGCGAGACAGGACGAAGGGTCTCTTCCCTCGTACTTTCATAAGAGCGCTGAGGACGGAAGCCAACCCCAGGGTGAAAGCGGTGGACAAATAACAAGAGCACAAAGATCAACTTGGTCCATATGTTCTGTGGTGTCACATTGGGCTCAAAATTGAAACGGTTCAGTCTAACAGCAGTAGAGTAACCACTACCTTACACCACTATTTCACACTGAGTTTTGTTCATCTGACCTGTTGCGACTATGTTGACctacttttaatactttttattaGCTTCCACCCAAGAGCACAACTGCTCTGATTCAGTCCAACAAGAATCCCCTAAAAACAGTCCGACTGTCGTTAGATGAACTGTTTACACAGGGGCCCATCttgtctttattattattatctggatactttattcagttattcagtTGTCAGAAATTGATGTATTCACCCTCACTGTGTTTGTATGAACTCTCTACATCCACATCTTTGTACTGAACTGGTTAGTTGCTTCTTTGGACATCTGATCTATTGCACTCTTTACTGCCGCTGGACACTGTTTATAATGATCTGTTATAAGATCAACAGATCATCAATGAcaactgtcatttacattttcaaattctttaCCAGGACAGGCTACATggatctggatttttttttttatataccaCACTAAGGCCACATAATTTCAATTTAAATAAGTTCTTTAACATGGAAAAACAATATTCTAGTATTCAGTTAGAAATTGGGAAACtttcaaacaaaaagaagagtCAATAGTTGGCAGAAGGCTCCTTTACAAAAACAGCttgagtttcctgctttttacACCCTGTGTGTGTAgcaagtgttgttttttcaatttgcctgtttatattttttgttgcctttttgcTATTTTATTGTAATTCATTGTAATCTGTTATCTGTTTCTACctgttcattgtttttttggagCACTGAGAATGGAAGCTACATGCTCTATTCGGTTGTACCACAGACAATAaagatattatattataatctATTCTAGCAAGAGCCGTATGAACAGGTGATGAAATCTTGTCTGACTTATCTGTCAACTGATGTCAAAAGATCTGACTTCATCACAGTTTCCAGAGAGCTGATGGCTTGCAGAGAATTGACATTTTCGCTAATTGCAATTTTTGCCTTAttgtagggctgcacaattgtGTCTGATCGCGGCGCGGTCTTACCTGTGCGTGGCGAAGGCTTCTGTCAGTCCGTACATGTTGTGCAGGTTGTAGTGAGTGGAGAGCTTCTGCTGAGCCGACATACAAAGAGTTCCTGAGTTCAGCTGGCCTCCAACCACGCCTGTttgtatgagagagagacatgaaGGCCACTAATTAGGGAAATATAAAGGATGTTATGTACCTAAACTATACATATGAAGCAAAGTTTAAGTAAAAGATCTCAGAAGGCTAATTATCTCAAATCTGTGTACTTCTTTGCCAATATAAGTTATAAGAGTAATAAGCTTTTTGTGTGCATGGAGAGTTTTtggtacatttatatttttgttgaatGTATAGAAACTGATTAGAAATGTAAAACGTATAATGTTTATATGCCTTTAAATGCTTGTAAAATGCAACACTGATCCAGTACACTCACTGGGTGTGTAGGGCGGGTGCTCAAGATCACCGTCAGGACAGCCCTCCACTGAGCCTTGCACAAAATTGGCTGGTTCATTCATATCCTGTGTGGAACgtggaagaaaaacaaccaaggataagtttttctttatttaattagAAGGTGTCAACAAACTtaacacacaaccacaaaacCATGGACATGTTTTAGAACTAAAAACCTGGCATACGTGATGTCTTATTGAAAGGATCGGTGGCTAAATAACCTCTGTGTATGTACATAAATACTCACAATCCACAAACCATCCACAGGAACTTTAGAATGAAAGTCTCTGATGCAGTCCTCCCACCACTGTCTAGTCTCTGGGTTGGTGAAGTCGGGGAAGGCTGTTGGTCCAGGCCAAACCTGGATACACAGTAAGGGCCATGCATGACTTAAGCACCTGACAACAGGAAAGAAAAGCATACATCTCTGGAAAAAGAGTCTTACCTTCCCTATCAGGATGTGTCCTGTCGCATTTTTAATGAAGACATCTCGTTTCAGTCCATCATCAAAGGGAGGGTAAGTGCCAGGAGGGCTGGTGCTGCTGATCCCCGGGTCCTTTATATTATATTAGGTAGAAACCAGTAGAGCAGTCAGTCGGTCAAAAAAGAAAGTTAAGAAAGTTTTGCTGCCATCTACTGGAAGAAACATTGTTAATGCTCACTTCACACTTTACAATAACCAACACATGCACTGTaatgttttccctttttgaatAAATAGTTAAATATGCCTCAACAGGTTGTTAAACTTAAAGATGTCACACCAGGATGAGGATGTACTTCATGCCTCTCTTGTGGAACTCCTCCACCATCTCGGGTAGGTCCCCAAATCGCCAGGGGTCAAAGGTGAAGACCCTGCGCTTATTTGCATAGTCCAGATCATTCCACTGCACATCCTGATGACGAGAAACAAAGTGATTTAATGAGTCCAGCAGCATTGTCCAGTACTGATAAGGATGACAAGTGATACGTTTACATTATTTACATGTTAATGTTCAGAAATACAGAATGATTTTTCAAGCTGGTATATTTAACGTAAAAAATTCAATAAATGTTCAATTAATTAGACCATCAAGTTTtgatttgtaaagatcaacagatcatCAATGACAACCGTCATttatctggatttttttttaatataccaCACTAAGGCCACATAATctcaaaaacaattatttctttAACACGGAAAAACAATATTCTAGCATTCAGTTAGAAATTGGGAAACtttcaaacaaaaagaagatTCAATAGTTGGCAGAAGGCTCCTTTACAAAAAAAGCATGAGTTTCCCGCTTTTtgcaccctgtgtgtgtgtagcaagTGTAGTTTTTGACTGCTGGCTTTTGATTTCAATAATTGTAACTGAATGCTTAATGTCgattgatttttgatttagaGCTCAACTCGTGACAACCCTACTACAtaacaaatatacatatataataaaaagaaacatgtgTGCTCTAATTTTAACTTCTATATTAAAGAGCTTTGTGAATATTTCATTTACCAGAGGAAATTTAGCATTGTGCATGCGCTGTGCCACACGGCGGGTTGTATTAGTGGTGGTGTAACCCCAGCGACACAGATGAAAGCCCAGTGACCAATAGGGAGGCATCATCGGATATCCTGGTGaaagacaacacaaaaaagACTTGCACCATTTTCCAGCACACATAATGACATTTAGCAGGTGTGGAAAACTACACATCTTTTTCTTGCCATGTTCATGTGTCTATTGCTTTACTACCTGGAGAtgctgtaacaaaatagggTGAAGAGACGTACCAATGACCTGCAGGTACTGGCGTGTAACACTTTGAGGGTCCGGACCCATGAAAACATACAGGTCCAGGATTCCTCCGATAGCCACCCAGGTGAGAGCAGGGGTCGGCTGGAACATCACCTCTACAGAGACATTTGGGTAGATATTCAGCAATAATAAGCCTTCTCATATATTAGAAAAGTTAATTCTGTATGAAAAAtgggatggtgtgtgtgtatgtgtgtgtgtgtgtgtgtgtgtctgtgtgtatagGAACAGATAGCTTGGTACCGACTGCATTGCTGTTGAGAAGGAACACTCCATGTGCCAAGCCGTCCTCCTCCTGTACAATGTAGAACGGGTGGGAGCCATAGAGGTTAGCATCGGCCTGTGGACAAAGACAAGTGTCAACATTAACAGCTCGAACACACAACAGGAAAGAGGTGGGAAATAACAGAAGCTTAGTATGGATTGTTGGGCCGAGACAgcttgattttaaatgtttacagatgttttttcAGGATGTTTGAATGTGCTATAAATGAAAAGGAATGGATGGTTATATTCTGCAATCATTGACATTTCCAATAGATGAAGTTTGTTTTGGACACAATAAGAGgttaaaggaaaaaagaaaataacaaaataataattttcaaTGTTCATAactttcatttagtttttccTTGATTTCTGTTTTGACTTTTAGGTTTCATTCCAGTTTAGTTTTAATAAGCTTCaagagagtgtttttttttttgttttacgtTAGTAGAAAGGTTCAGTTTTAGCTTTTATATGTCAAGGTTAGTTTTAGTTCAGTTTTCTTAATGCCAGGTTTTACGTGTCATAAGTGTGTAGCTTGATATacatgcaaaataaatgttcaaaatgtgctgctgtttctttttgGTTTAATTAAATTTGAATTTAGGATTACAACTCTGGTCCCGACTCTCATGTTGGGATCAACTGCGACAGACTCACATGAGGAGCCATGTCTCTATTCCACAGAGTCAGAGAGGTCCAGTTCAGGtccaggaggagggaggtgtaATGCTCCCCGAGGCCAGACACAAGGGAAGAGGCCAGTGAGGTGGACAGCTGCAGGTACTGGTCAGCAAACAGCAGAGGAGCGACCGTGGTGTTCATACTGGACGTACAGGACAAACATGCACTATTATTTTACGCTGTTGTGTTAACTACTACAAGAGATGGGAAGATAAAAGATTTTATTGCGGTTCATcaaaaaaacactcattaattctacatattttcattattgtgaCAATCGTGAATATCCTCACGAGTgacttgaaaaagctgtctagcTCAATAACATACAGTCCTATATGGATTGCCTTTATTTCGATTTGCCACAAGAGGGAGCCGGAATCTTTCTAGTTACTCCTTAGCCAGTCTCCATGGCTGAAGGCTCATCTTGCACATTGTATCCCCCATAAAAGGAAGTTCAGTGGGATGTGTTGAAATATAATGgatttaaaacacaataatgaCCATTTATTTACTCTTTATTTAAGCAGGGAGACCTTATGGTCGATGATTGCCTCATTTAAGACTGCTACAAATGATGGTGCAATACATCAGTAAAAGTGCAGGGTATACACTGAGGTGACCAGAGGTGCTATTTACtgtgtaaaattaaaaaataggAATATATGTTACAATGTTACAAATGTTGGAAATTACAGgcatcaaaatatatattatcaATGTCAAATTAAGAGAAAACTAAACTGAATTAACTGAAGTGTATGATGTGTGATCACActgcaaccaaaacaaaatggGAACAGTCAAACTAGTCACAAGCTTACTAATTCACATTACATATACTTAAAATTAATTGAAACTTCTCACATCACTCTTCCATTAGATTTCCGCCGTACTATGAAGCCAAATGGGTCAGACTGGTACTCAGTGGTATAGAGCGCATCTAAGGTGTCGGCTTTCTTCTGAGGGACATCACCTGGGAGCTTAACTTCATATCGCTGAGATGATGGATCCTTTAACTTGAGAGAAAACAGATGTCAGTTCAGACACACATCTATACCCAACCGGCATTGGCTTACAACTTACCACAAATTCTTACTATCCAGTGCTGcgtatacattttttaaacattttccagTTTTTGGTCACTGTTTACAAGTATATTTCAGGAATTTTTTTAGCCAATTCATGGagaattaattattttaaatccACCATAGTATATACATTACAAAAGACAATAAAGACACAATCTGTTTTTCtcctgattttttaaaaatctgtctttttcaATGTTTGCAGTACTATAAAATGAGTATTGTGTGTACTTACAGTGAGGTGTAAACAGCCTGCAGCCTCCTCAATGACTTCTAGGTGCAGAGTGGAGATATCTCTGGGGAGATAGGAGGGGGTGGCA contains:
- the gaa gene encoding lysosomal alpha-glucosidase, giving the protein MGQLSSFTVVVLLLAFVFSTCVHMNHLYNHEATLVRSDYDEPNKTKVHGGLVDNNDNTAKPHSNSVGTGGVRPENSQDGDVSRDIKCTMAPESRFDCAKDRLLSQRECEERGCCYAPLPGAEGPPWCFYPSVYPGYKMGPFTPTTRGQTATLTRATPSYLPRDISTLHLEVIEEAAGCLHLTLKDPSSQRYEVKLPGDVPQKKADTLDALYTTEYQSDPFGFIVRRKSNGRVIMNTTVAPLLFADQYLQLSTSLASSLVSGLGEHYTSLLLDLNWTSLTLWNRDMAPHADANLYGSHPFYIVQEEDGLAHGVFLLNSNAVEVMFQPTPALTWVAIGGILDLYVFMGPDPQSVTRQYLQVIGYPMMPPYWSLGFHLCRWGYTTTNTTRRVAQRMHNAKFPLDVQWNDLDYANKRRVFTFDPWRFGDLPEMVEEFHKRGMKYILILDPGISSTSPPGTYPPFDDGLKRDVFIKNATGHILIGKVWPGPTAFPDFTNPETRQWWEDCIRDFHSKVPVDGLWIDMNEPANFVQGSVEGCPDGDLEHPPYTPSVVGGQLNSGTLCMSAQQKLSTHYNLHNMYGLTEAFATHSALMKVRGKRPFVLSRSSFSSIGRFSGVWTGDVRSDWEQLRYSIPAVLQFSLFGVPLVGADICGFGGNTTEELCVRWMQLGAFYPFMRNHNDQQNAPQEPYIFGQKAQAAMRSALNLRYSLLPFLYTLLHHAHTAADTVARPLFMEFPTDPNSQTIDRQFLWGSSLLISPVLEQGAEELAAYLPPGTWYSMHNGQPFYSKGQYLLLPAPLDIINVHVREGHIIPQQEPALMTTASRRNPFFLTVALSAGGWARGDLFWDDGDSLDTFEMGNYCYVIFIAGQSQVVSDPLRLNGALDGLVLGGLQVFGVPSPPLYVLANGDKVRDFTYRSDTKVLTVTSLALPMSEEFTVQWAL